A genomic region of Thunnus albacares chromosome 4, fThuAlb1.1, whole genome shotgun sequence contains the following coding sequences:
- the LOC122980488 gene encoding inositol hexakisphosphate kinase 2-like isoform X2 — protein sequence MLKWSKMMTSSLFVESENYSKDGRSRHSRKDKDKSVHMLQEDVELEWLQQAEVLYYRLERSHSNAVPQLKHNPWSLKCHQQHLQRMKENAKHRNQYKFILLENLTWRHTVPCVLDLKMGTRQHGDDASEEKKAMQIRKCQQSTSASIGVRLCGMQVYQSDTGQLMFMNKYHGRKLTLPGFKEALFQFFHSGQRLRRELLSPVLRRLRDMQAALEACESYRFYSSSLLIIYDGAHHRKHTRRRTEDGLSEEEEDEEDEDEDEEAEAEPEMEEEEEEEEAMGEVAGALGFPHSPSTSSDGSNSCSSSSSGGSSSSSSSSGGGGGGSSGVSPGCLSHSDPRSPVVDVRMIDFAHTTCRHYREDSVVHEGQDSGYIFGLQNLITFISELENHSTD from the exons ATGCTCAAGTGGAGCAAAATGATGACATCCTCACTGTTCGTGGAGAGCGAGAACTACAGCAAAGATGGCCGAAGCCGCCACTCCCGCAAAGACAAGGACAAGAG TGTGCACATGCTACAGGAGGATGTGGAGCTGGAGTGGCTGCAGCAGGCCGAGGTGCTCTACTACCGACTGGAGCGCAGCCACAGTAACGCTGTCCCACAGCTCAAACACAATCCTTGGAGCCTCAAGTGCCACCAGCAGCACCTGCAGAGGATGAAGGAGAACGCCAAGCACCGTAACCAGTACA AATTCATCCTGCTAGAGAACCTGACATGGCGGCACACAGTCCCTTGCGTGTTAGACCTGAAGATGGGCACACGGCAGCACGGAGACGATGCATCGGAGGAGAAGAAGGCCATGCAGATCCGCAAGTGCCAGCAGAGCACATCAGCCTCAATAGGAGTCCGCCTCTGTGGCATGCAG GTGTACCAGTCTGATACGGGCCAGCTgatgttcatgaataaatacCACGGCCGCAAGCTGACCCTCCCGGGCTTCAAGGAGGCTTTGTTCCAGTTCTTCCACAGTGGACAGCGCCTGCGACGTGAACTCCTCTCCCCGGTGCTGCGCAGGCTGAGAGACATGCAAGCTGCCCTGGAAGCCTGCGAATCCTACCGCTTCTACTCCAGTTCCCTTCTCATCATCTACGACGGTGCACACCACCGAAAACACACACGCCGACGCACCGAGGACGGCCTctctgaggaagaagaggatgaggaggacgaGGACGAGGACGAGGAGGCGGAAGCTGAACCagaaatggaggaggaggaggaagaagaggaggcgaTGGGTGAAGTAGCGGGTGCACTTGGTTTTCCTCACAGCCCCTCCACGTCTAGTGACGGCAGCAACAGttgctccagcagcagcagcggtggcagcagcagcagtagcagcagcagcggcggcggcggtggtgggAGCTCAGGTGTCAGCCCGGGTTGCCTGTCTCACTCAGACCCCCGCAGCCCTGTGGTGGATGTGAGGATGATAGACTTTGCCCACACCACCTGCAGACATTACCGGGAAGACAGCGTGGTCCACGAGGGCCAGGACAGTGGGTACATCTTTGGTCTCCAGAACTTGATCACTTTCATCTCCGAGCTGGAGAACCACAGCACAGACTGA